The Thunnus maccoyii chromosome 15, fThuMac1.1, whole genome shotgun sequence DNA segment CAAATAGTCTTATCAAACAGGTGTGAGGCAGGTGATTCAGTATATGAGTTTCATAACGGATTGAGAGTAGGAAACAGATTTCTAGCCATGTGCCTTTCATAGAGTCACCTGGCTTTTTCTTTAACTGTCCCATCAAGCTAGCATAATCTTTACTTTTGGTTACAGTATTAATTTCTCCCGTGGTTGTGAAATGTTGATGATAAAGATTTGAGGTAGTATCTAACTGTGTTGCAAATGGATGTTGCTGTTTCATCTCTGAATTGTATCTTTAAATTATTTCACAGTATATCTTTGAATGATGACAATCTGATCAGTCAGATGAGTTCTGCAAAGGACTAAAAGAgaattaataattacatttgaaattgataaattacactttaaaaatgaccaaaccTGAACCCAATCAGAGCCCAAAGCTTTACACAACAAAATGGCGTCAACCCGACCTGAAACCTGATACTTCATTAGGTTCAGGTCAGGTAGCGAAACTCTACTCTCACAATTTGATTAGGTTGGAACACTACAGCCTCTAATACTAaattattgaatattttataaatataaacacaaaacacaaaacacaaatgtgtaATTGCACATGTACAAGCGTACTGTGTTTTGAATGCTACCGTTACAAGACTGAAGGGAACGGTTACTTTGTGCAATTTACGCACCCCCTTTTTACAAGGTGCAGAAAAGATAGAAAGCAGAATTCTGGTCCAAGCTTTGTTTCCACTAGCATCTGTTTACTGTGTATAATAGAGGATTGTTTGGATTAATCTTTCCGAAAATCTGAAACATGATGGTTTCTGCCCATATTCTGAGTGAAATGAGTACTGGCTAGTAAAGTTAACAATCTTGTCAAAGATACGACAATAAACAACAGCAATAGCATGAGTGCCGCACAGCGTAGCATGACATTGTGACATGAAGTGTTATTACATAAAAAACCAATAAATGCAGATATTTTAAGACTAGTCGTACACTGCTTGTTGTGGCCGTAAATATCATAGGAGCTGCTAAATGCCGATGTTGTTAAATGCTAagaaaattatcattattttatttttgttcaaattcACTGTCCTATGCTAATGTACTATGGTACAGTTGTAGACGCCCATCCATTTCCTGGGGTAATCCATTCACGATACAGACAGGAAACCCCAGAATTCCCAGTATCAGTTTTTGATTTAGGAATCCATCAATCAATGATTTAGCATTGAATGTGGACAGAAAACCTGAGCATCATGTTCCAGTttttcaaagttaaaaacatattataGAGTGTGCACTAATGGAACATAAGATTGGAAAGTCGGCGTGACCTATGTTTAGTGTAATATAAACATAGAGTTTTAGCGAAATTATTATTTATGGCCAACACAAGTCACTATCAGGAATGTTCTTTCTCTATAAAGAATACCTGTATAATGAGAGATCTTCATCTTATCCAAAATTTTAGACCTGACCTAAAATGGAAGAGCAGAATACCCAAACCCCACTtgcatatattaatattttgcaAGCTCTGTTGCAAAAGGGACGCAAGAACAGTCAGACATAGTCCAAATAGACACAAGAATAATTAGACCCAATCCAAAAATGTGGTCAACCTGAAAAGAGCCAAACAGCGAGAGACCACCatattctcctctttttctcctgtgatgatgatgatgacgtaGCATGTGATCCAAGCTGATGGAGGCTGTGATCATGTGGTAGCTTCAACACCTGGAATAAATAAGTGATCTGTATCCAAATACTTTAACTGGataattcatatatatataagcgTGGCATGGTATATAAacatagtatatatatataagtgttCTCGATACCTTGATTTTGCCCGTATTGTGATAGCATCTCCCCACTCCACAACAGCAAGCTTTCACTCTACTTCAAATGTGGCAATTAAGAACAACTATATATACTGCCTTTAGACATGCTTGGATGGCACTTTGTATGAACTAGTTTCAAGCATACACTGGCCTTGTGTATTGTCTCTAAGTCAGATCCATGGGATAGGGGCTCGGCATTGCTGTCAGCCATTGGGTCTTTGGATACCGTCTATGGGAGTTGCCATAGTTCACATTTCTCAAATTGTACACATTCAATTCCAGTAATCTGTGCAAACCTGTTTTTCTCAAGATGTTCTATTGTATCTCAATGCATAGTAGCTCAAAATTCAATTAATACACAGGAATACACAGAATATGTTATATTCCAGAGCATTACATTCATTGTATTAAAAGAGGACTCCACCGATTAAGCATTGCAGTCCTGCAACAGTCagactcacaatggacagtttttaaaaaagagatcAAAATTAATGTGGCGGAACCAGAGATGTCATCCAATCGTCTACATTACCCACAAAACAATTTGGCTCGATTCACCTGACTGTACAGATTCGGGTGagttatgctagtagcagctaatgtagcctggagtTGCTAGCCCCAAACAGAGATGAAGagtgggctacagaggtctgctaacctAACTTCTTTCATACTCCATACCACCAGATtgtgatgtgtaaaattgatgGAGTTCCCCTTCAAGCATGTAAGCAAATTCTTTGATGGATACATTTTCATCTTGATATTGCCAACACTGCTAACTCTGTGTTTGTTCTCCCACACCATCAGCATGAAGACGAACTTCTGCAGATGCAAAAGAAGCTGAAGGGGACAGAGGACGAGCTTGACAAATACTCTGAGGCCCTGAAGGATGCTCAGGAGAAGCTTGAGGTGGCCGATAAGAAGGCTGCTGATGTGAGTTACACAGTTCCAAAATggcaatacacacacaatgattGTGATTAATTCACAGTTTGTGGAATTATACTGTCTACACGAGACCAGTATAACTCCAGACAAATAGAAACACACCTCCTCTGTACCACAACATAGGCACAGGTATGTAAGACACATGGATTTGTCTgcttagatagatagatagatagatagatagatagatagatagatagatagatagatagatagatagataccaTCAATTGTCCATGGATGTTAGGACAATGGACTCAACAGTTGGTGGTCTATTTTGTTTTATCGTTTCTACCCAACTAGATAGAGGAACAAATATCTGTCACAAATAGTAAAACTCTAAATATTACAGACTGTCTTCCTTCTCACACTGGCATTCAGTTTGAGCCCTGGACTGAGGCTGTGATAAAAGCTGTGATGCTGCCAGTGTAAACCAAGCCTGGCTGAATCCCTGCTTCTCCCCTGCATTCCATTCTCCTCATGCCCTGCATGGACTCCTCACAGCTGTCGGGGGGATTCAGAGCCCTATTTTGGCCATGATATCAGTCGCTCAACCTTGACTGCTAGCTTAACAATGGTCCAAGTCCATTTTAGGTACATCATCCATTCCTCCCGGGTCACAGTATCGGCTAACCTAGTTAGCAAATCATGAAGAGAGAATAAATGAATTATTCCTTTTAAGAATTTTACGATGTAATAAAATAAGTGCAGTTTACTGTTGTCTCACACATTTAGTCAGActataaccacacacacataaaacattttaactttgcACCCTACATAGAAGCTATTGCCGCATGAACACCATGAACAGTCAATGACAGTGGCTCCTGTGGACCACCAACCATTCTTCTGCCTCTTCATTCTCTGACAATGAGTTCATCCTGAGTCATTGTCCGAGAATTTATTTCAGAGTCTACATTTAGAGAGTACAGCTGTCAGCACAGGCCATTGTTCTGCTTACAAAGAATGCCTAAAACAAAATGCCAATAAAGCATAAGTATTAGGGGCGTGGACAGCAAGCTCCCAACTCTAGTTTATCAGCTACATTCATAGCATTCATATTCATACCATCATCAACAGGCTTATTTAGCTTCTCTGCTGAGGTTTATGTATACAGTGTGCATTCTACGGCCCAGAATGTTCATCTCTGTTTCTGTAACTGAAAATCCAGAGTTTCCCTCAAATCAAGGTTAACAAACTAAACCCGCTTTAGGGAACAGACCCCAGATAGGACAGATAGGACAGACATCAATAGACCTCAGTGTCAGTGGATTTTAGAAACGCCCCCTGATGGAGTAGAAAGGCACAGCAGCCTCCCATTACCTTACCTCACCCCCCACTCCTCATGTTTTAACACTAGTTTGAATTTCAGAAAGTCATAGCCTTAATCATAACTCAATTATAACAGTAAACTAGGCCACATGGCAGTTTTATTTTCACTAAAGGAATCTGTGCACTTCATACCGCTGTGattatttcatcaaaaaataCTCTTAAATACCCTTATATCTCCTTATACCCTTACCACTTCTCTTcttcacatacatacatatatatagatacagaATTTAAAGTAAGTAAACCAATAAGGGCTTTATTGCTACCTTGTATgtacaaaaaatatacattttaatgagcAGGCTGTAACCGgcacactggaaacactggcctatatgtatttcttttaattcactgaagaataaaatagatttataaCACTGTTTAGGATTACAGCATTTggctaaaaatgacttaatatatgttctgtgttgcacttgGAGACTACAGATATACTTCACTGGTTAGTTATTGGTATAAAATTCACACATTAACATTTCCCTTCTGGTCAGTTCATTAGACATTAAGCAGCATGCAGTGTTCAAACAGGAAGGAGCAACATGGTTTTAACACCTCTCTTCATGTGGAGGCAGTTTTAGATGTAATAAGgttatatctgtttttatttacacaagccttgtatttattttgttatctacATCAGCATCCACACCTGTGCAGCTGTAGGCAGAACACTAAATCACATTGTAccatgtttctctgtgctcaggCTGAGGCAGAAGTGGCTTCCCTGAACAGACGTATCCAGCTGGTGGAGGAAGAGTTGGACCGAGCTCAGGAGAGACTGGCAACGGCTCTGCAGAAGCTAGAAGAGGCTGAGAAGGCTGCTGATGAGAGCGAGAGGTCACTCCTTTGCTCTGACTTTGTGCATATATAATCAGTGTTATAAGGCAAGAGGGAAATGTACCTTAGGGATGGCTCACACCATTATTGTGGTTCACAACAGTCACCCCTTTGCCCAGGACCAGTCATTCTGGGAAACTAAATACACGTAAAGAGTAACAGCAGGCTGAAAAGCAATGTTTTGCTACCCTTTCTGGTTGAAAGGTTCAAGCTTGTTTCACTTGGGTGTGGTCAGAGAtgtgctctgttgcacctgtaaccacacccaacagtgatgtcagacCTGCATATCACTGCAGTAAGGTGCAAGGTCCCTGTCTCTGCTAAAAGTCCCGATtaatagaaaacacacacatgctatcCATTGATATGTCCCATTCCATCCTGGAAGGACCTAAAATGGAAATAACAGCACATGTATATTGTGTGGTGCTCCATCAGTTTCCATCAGCAGATTAAAAGTCCCTTTTCTGCTACAAGGTACCAGCTCAACTCGGCTCAACTATACTTGCCCTTATTTGGTTTTCAATCTGGTAAAAGTTGTGGATAGTAGCTGGTACCTATGAAtgaagcagcacagacacacaaagcagcggtgctgtgtgtgtttgcccaATCAGTGACAGTCATCCCCGCAAACCCCGCCCTACATTGAAGGGGTAGgtaatggaaaacaaaatccaaaaaagTAAAGCAAGTAGAGTCAAGTACAGTAGAGTTGAGTCGAGCCAGTACCATGTAgtagaaaaacagcaaaagattCACTTTTTGGAATTTAGGAATTGCGtaacacagagaggcagaaatTAGAAATTACTAGTAAATCTTAATGTTAGCTTTGAATAATTGATATTTGTTATGTGATTTCTTAAGAGCAGCTGATATTTACAAAAGAACTATTCATGATTTCTGtcatgtaatttgttttttaagcaTTATAGAAGAGACAAATagaaaaaccttaaaaaacaattgtactgcacaaaaaaaataagtaatgTTTTGTGTGCGCAGAGGTATGAAAGTGATTGAGAACAGAGCTCTGAAGGATGAGGAGAAAATGGAGCTCCAGGAGATTCAGCTGAAGGAGGCTAAACACATCGCAGAGGAGGCCGACCGCAAGTATGAGGAGGTGAGATTTCTGTCATCGGCCACTTGAACCTGCAGTATCATACTGTAACCAGGTGGGGGCTTAGAAGCTCTAATGATGCAGCTTTTTCAGAAATATCAAGGATCAACATCTGAAAGAAgctttttactgtatgtactgctgtagtgtttttcttttttcacaacACAGGAACACCGTTGTTTGAAATGTACTTATATGAGATCTCTTTTACTAgtgattatactgtatacacactgCTTTTGTCCAGGTGGCCCGTAAGCTGGTGATTGTAGAAGGAGAGCTAGAGCGTACAGAGGAGAGGGCAGAGCTGGCTGAGGCGTGAGTATCTACATGGCTTCCATTTAGTTGTTGGTTGtggtttttggtttgttttgcaAGGTTTCAGGCTCATACATCATGAAATATGGGTAAAGTAGAACCATATTTCCATACTGAAGTTCTTTCTTcttatttgatttgacttggCCACATGCTTCTTGGTCCTGAGGTCAGATCAATGGGTTCTGGCCTTCTTCACTTCCTGGAAGAATCAGATTTGAATGTCCAAAACATTCTGAATTGAGTTACAATCTTAAACTCTTCAGCTATCGGTTGTGACCAAACATTAATTCAGTTTAGAAAGGacaatgtttctgttgtgtatAGTCCAAGTATGATCGCTAACCTCTGCTCATGTGGGCAATTTAATTTTAGAAGCTGTTttaatttgtgacattttcagaCCAGGGTTCATGTCCCAGGAGCACTGCCTCTAGTGAAACCAATGATACAGTCGGCTTGTGACACAGCATACATCTGTGGCAGCTCTCGCCTCTCCTACTGATTGGTCCGAGCACCTTTTCAGCTCTGGATAAGTTAGGATCTGGCAAAGACACTGGTGAAAATAATTTCACCATAAGCATTGTCATCAGATGTTCTACTATGTCACATATTGAGTATTAACTATAAAACATTTGTGTAAAGTAGAGCTATATTTACAACACagtatttatattcaaatacaaagtaCTTGAATGTGTACTTTAATGTTTCAATTGTGTGTTACTTTATCCTTCTACCCCACAACAATCCAGATGCAAATACTGTATTTCTACTTAAGTGAAGGACCTGAATGCTTCCACCTCTGTCCCTTCAAATTTGTACTTCTGCTGTGTGCAGTTTTCTCCAAACTAATCTGAAGTCCGTGCTTCCAtctgtctctttccttcttCCCCTGAAATCAAAACTAAACAAGTAAATGTGCTGAGCTGGAGGAGGAACTGAAGAACGTTACCAATAACTTGAAGTCTCTGGAGGCCCAGGCTGAGAAGGTAGGGGTGGTCTATGGTACTCAAATCAGCATGGCATGGCTTTTGttatgggtgacaaattaaaggacaggttcacaatttttcaagtctgtcttaaaacaacattcaggagcccaaataaacattgaaacatatttttcttgctgtaatcattcctcctgttcatactgaccattagaagatcccttcataatgcacttacaatggaagtgatggggacCATAACAACGATCCCTACCCATAGGCTCCTGTAGCTTTGCACAGATATCgtagaattaaataaaattaaataaatttataagtaataagtaatttttatttatttaatgtttaaatgctGCTGTTGATCCTGTAATCCAGGGTTTTTCCATATCAGCCAACATCAAACTGAACATGTGTGTTTAATTTCATCTGTCTTTAAGGAGTCACATGTCACACAGATCTGCTTCTGAAAAACTGTCGTTTCTCTCTACAGTACTCTCAAAAGGAGGACAAGTATGAGGAAGAGATCAAGATTCTGACAGACAAGCTGAAAGAGGTGAGCAGGAAGGAACAATGACCTTTGAATACTGTAAAGACTAAAGACTAAAGGACTAAAAGATTTCAGTAAGATATGTTGAGACACAAAGGTTCACATACTTTGCATGTTCTCCTTATTGCAATATATTAACCTGAGATATAATCTGCTTTGTCATCTCAGGCTGAGACCCGAGCTGAGTTTGCTGAGAGGTCTGTGGCCAAGCTGGAGAAGACTATTGATGATCTGGAAGGTACAAATATTGATTCTATTTTTTCCCTATACTCTCTGAATACTctttaaatactgtttaaataCACAGTGAGTGAATACTCATTGTCCAGAAAGTGAGCACCTGTACAAGGTCACACTGTCCATGATGCAAACTTTAAACAATGGTCTTGAACATGTGATCAATGATTATTAGTCAATTAATGATTAATAGTTCTGAACTCAGTGTTTTTCAACTCAAGTACATCAGATACttgaattataaattaaattgttagtttaatttaattaattacattttttttaattaaaagggTTATTGACTATAATGTCTATCAATGTGAGTCATTCTGCTCCTTCGTCTGTATAATTTAAAGTACAAGTCTGATGATATTCtttaattaaaaagattttttagcCATTTTGCCTTAATTTGATAGCTGAAAGTGCAGTGAGAGAGGAAACAGGGGTAGAGAGAGGGCATGTCAGAATCAAACCGTGGATGTTGCAGTTATGAGTTGCCATGGTGCCCCAAGTCTGTCAAGGTCATGCTTCTACTGGGGCAAAATCAAGCTTAAATCACTAAACTCTTTATAGTTAGCCAGTCAGGTAGACATTTTGACTCATATTCCAGTCATATCCAGTCATattcctgtaaaaaaaagtttaactggCTGTTTTACTTAACATTTAACAAGAAAAGCAATGAATTACATGGACTAATGTATGGAAAAGTCCAAAGTACCTTTTCTGTTCCACTAAAAATAGCAGTTAAAAAGATAGCCAGCTGTAGTTGCTTATGATAGAGTTGTATAGAATTAGATTGTATCGACAGGTCTACCCATGTTCCCCCATAAACCCCAACGTTTAACCAGCTGAAGTTTCTGCTGTATTGGATTATATGGACATATTAATCCACTCTGTTAtattttcttcccttttccttTGCAACACATCTtccttggtgtgtgtgtggacacacaGATGAGCTTTATGCACAGAAACTCAAGTACAAAGCCATCAGTGAGGAACTGGACCACGCCCTCAATGACATGACCTCTATGTACGTATGTGTGATTTCTGAGTGAGAAGCATGCTTATTGAGCCTGCCAGTGTAGCATTCTGTTAATGTGgataaaaataacttaattgTACATTGATATGGTCTGGTTGCTGTAGCTTTTCATACATGcttaatgaattattaaatctCTTTACAGCAACAATCACTTTAGGTATTAACAATGTGATATATTAAACGGAAAAGGATCAGACTCTATAGACAGCCACATAAAGGAGGCAgctaactgaaaaaaaagagttaggGGGTATGCTCCCCTGTAGTACAATAATAACAactgatgaatgtgatatacaTTGTCTTATATCAGAGCTGGAGGGAGGAGGCGTTCTTTGAATATATCCAAAGCAGAGATAGCAgagcagagacagcagagaTATCAtcaagctgattttttttacttcattcaGACAAGTTCCTCTTCCTAAGCTGCACTTTATGACATGAATCATTTCCAGTCTCACAGAGCACAGAGACATCCAGAGATTtactgaaagaaaacacacacagtctctcaaGCCTCTGCTGCAACCACAGCTAGCCACTATAGAATATCATGATTTTAACAATAACATAAATGGAAGATTGCAATATATCAAGGATTATGGTAATTCATCAAAGCACTGACTACAGCTTTACTGTCTAATTTTACAAGGGAGGTACCACTACAGTAATGGCAGCCTGTTAACTTGAGTGTATCTAGTCTTTGCTGGATTATAGTGTTTACATAAAGGTTTGAGACAATATATAAGCTTTTCATGACTTTTGTCGGTAACTAAAACTATTATTGAAAAATGCTAATTGCATTACTATCGAAGCATCGACATCTAAGGCCcatttcaccaaatttgcagTATGCAAGCTGTAATTTGCAACAGATCATTTTTCCTTTCTCActtatcaaaaaaataaaattgccaCTTGCTCACAACAATCATTTGTGAAACGTGACTGCGACTATTTGTGATCTGCATGTCAGCAGTGCTTGCAAATCACTTTTGTGAAAAGGGTCCCTGGACGGCTTGTTGAATGGTCTTCCACTGACTCGTTGTGTTGCTTGCATTACTGAGGTATGGTTAATTAAGACATCAACAACATTGTCTTCTTGTGTTTTCAGCTAAACACCTGGAAGCTCCACAATCCCGTCCTGGTTGTGGTTTCAAGACTGCTGAACATCGTCTCATCGGCTCAATCTTTTCTCAGTCTGCCCCTCTCCTCACCCCCCTCTCTTCTTCACTCTGTCTCATCAATCTTTCACCATTCCTCAGCTGTTGAACTGTTGAAATCTGTGTGTGCCTGTTAAACTGTGTTTTCGGCACTTTCTCAATCTATCTGCTGAACCTGCTCTGCAGAACCTGCTGCTTTTCAATCTGTCTCTAGTCATCTTAAAGCCGTTGTTCATTGTATGTCTTCTGTTTAAGGATGTCTTTGTCTGCTTTCACTCTTCATTGTACTTCTGTATCGGTTCTATTCTGTACCAGTTATAAACAGGGGAGGGAAGAAATTCTTGAGTTGATTCATCTGTGTCTGTGGCCGTTTGTGTTGTACtcacatttttattctttcctttttaCAGCAGTAGTTTATTAGCAGTGCACAGCACACAGTCCCTGTACAATCCTGCAGAgattttgtgattattgtggctcaaaatgaatgactgaatttgcagcagcttttgaaatatttgtgtaaaatcAGAGAACTTGCAAACTTAAAGAACTGTTTAAGGAAATCTCCATGTGTAATAAGTTCCAATGATAGTAAGAATGAATTTAAGAATCACACAGGATCTCAGGAATGACCTTTTCATGGATTAGACCAAGTTCAGACAGACTtcagtcctgcatgaaaaaacaaagccttctcattcacttcaatgaggGCAATGTGTTGACACAGTGGGGTTGCGACTCACAAAACAACACCTGTAGGTAATGTGAAcggtgtgtttctgctgtttacctcaCGATCAACATAacgaaagataaaacagttacCACTGCGATAACTTTCCATAGTTGTAAAATACTGTTTGTGAGTATTGCAAACTGTTGTACAGTGTTTTGGAGTCTGATGGCCCTTCAAACTCAATACATTACTTTATCTGGACTTCCTGAATCATAGGCTATTTCATAGTTTGTCTCACAAGTAGATCTACCTTACACTTAacgcagggctgttttcagtctgaacacgGCCTGAGCCTGTGCAGTGAGCTGGACAGGAAGTTGAACATGCTCGAATAACTTccataaattttttttttttcctttaggTATCAAAGATTCAGTTTGAATGACTTTGACAGTCTTGGTACAGAATTTGGTGAGTTGGAGAAACTCGGTCAGAGTGATACATGGAGGGAGAGCAGTCTATTGAGATATATTCAAGGGAAACAAAGACCTCCTATTGTAGTTACAGTGGAGAATGAGGCTTGGTTTTTATTGGACTCGGCTAGTGAACATGATTGTGAAAACTGTAGTAACTGGTAAACTGGCAAAcattctgcatctttttggaaAACCTGctggtatttaaaaaaaaacaacacaatcacTGGAGAAAGAAATTTCACATATTCACAGCATAAATTATGGCACCGTGATTtctaaatttatttattaaaagctATTGGTGAAGTTTTGCTGTTATCTACAATGATGGAAAACATTTCATGAGAATATATCCTTTATGTGGACTTTTGTAAAGCAAACcaaattatttataaagcacaacTCAAAAGGAAAATGTATCATCAAAATacactgagaggtgtttctagTATTTTGTATACCTTCATCAGTATTAATGGGGTAGACTCACCAGTCAGTGTAACAAAACTAgacagcagcacaaactgcaGCCTTCAAAATGACCATGAAGTTAATTCAACAGTTTGAATAAAGCTGAACATTAGAAGCTTCATGAAGGATTGTTGGGTTACAATACACTAGTTTTTGCCAGGCAGACATAATAAACAGATCAACAGACTGACAGGAAGTGTCAAGATATTTCTTCCTTATCGGCATTCAAGGTTTAGGAGCCATGTATTTGATTTGTGTTTAAGTGTAATATTCCTCCGAGCACTAGGGGGTGTATGGTAAAGTCCACACTGGAAATTGAAGTTCATGACAATAATCACAGGTGCTGCTGTTATGAACTGTGCTCAGACAACATTATTTGGGTTGATTTGTTTTAAGTTTGTGTTGAAAACTGGAAGTGACAGACACTGGTGAGAACATGAACGCATTATGATATCAAGTATTGGAAAAGACTGAATATTCGTCTAAACAATTAGGTCCATTAGCATCCAGTAGGACTTAGTCAATACACAAGGCATGAGATGTCTTAAAAAATAAGacataataattatatatttgtttttcgTCATCTTTAAAAGGCCATCAGTAGTCGCTATGGAATGTGTGGCTTCAGTAATTCAGCAGGCAACAGCATCAATCATTTCTTGTTTTGATATTATTCAAAAACATCCTTTATTATAACCAGTTCAGTTCTTCTGTGTGATGAATGTAAATTAATACCATATATATTTAGACTCTATAGTTTATTAGTCACTGCAGTGAAATAGCTTTGATTTACTGTACTGTGCTTTGTCAAATGAATAAAGTGAATG contains these protein-coding regions:
- the tpm3 gene encoding tropomyosin alpha-3 chain isoform X1 → MEAIKKKMLMLKLDKENALDQAEQAEADKKAAEDRSKQHEDELLQMQKKLKGTEDELDKYSEALKDAQEKLEVADKKAADAEAEVASLNRRIQLVEEELDRAQERLATALQKLEEAEKAADESERGMKVIENRALKDEEKMELQEIQLKEAKHIAEEADRKYEEVARKLVIVEGELERTEERAELAEAKCAELEEELKNVTNNLKSLEAQAEKYSQKEDKYEEEIKILTDKLKEAETRAEFAERSVAKLEKTIDDLEDELYAQKLKYKAISEELDHALNDMTSI
- the tpm3 gene encoding tropomyosin alpha-3 chain isoform X2; the protein is MEFPFKHHEDELLQMQKKLKGTEDELDKYSEALKDAQEKLEVADKKAADAEAEVASLNRRIQLVEEELDRAQERLATALQKLEEAEKAADESERGMKVIENRALKDEEKMELQEIQLKEAKHIAEEADRKYEEVARKLVIVEGELERTEERAELAEAKCAELEEELKNVTNNLKSLEAQAEKYSQKEDKYEEEIKILTDKLKEAETRAEFAERSVAKLEKTIDDLEDELYAQKLKYKAISEELDHALNDMTSI
- the tpm3 gene encoding tropomyosin alpha-3 chain isoform X3 gives rise to the protein MQKKLKGTEDELDKYSEALKDAQEKLEVADKKAADAEAEVASLNRRIQLVEEELDRAQERLATALQKLEEAEKAADESERGMKVIENRALKDEEKMELQEIQLKEAKHIAEEADRKYEEVARKLVIVEGELERTEERAELAEAKCAELEEELKNVTNNLKSLEAQAEKYSQKEDKYEEEIKILTDKLKEAETRAEFAERSVAKLEKTIDDLEDELYAQKLKYKAISEELDHALNDMTSI